A single region of the Thermococcus paralvinellae genome encodes:
- a CDS encoding site-specific integrase: MGWDQGLDYEETYRLLLKDLREARKKEGVKALKRRMYLVILLTQLRNGSRIGEAIEFISKVSREYSREAFITVEKRRDGYQRLMILPREVKKADLLALEGLLERELQKHGKKGVVIKISTWVKKTYGFNTHSLRYAFVGYLAEKKYPPQLIAKITGHKRLDYILHYTQEKAAHELLLRLDSI; the protein is encoded by the coding sequence ATGGGCTGGGACCAAGGCCTGGATTACGAAGAGACTTATCGGCTTCTGCTCAAAGATCTCAGAGAGGCAAGAAAGAAGGAAGGTGTAAAGGCACTCAAGAGAAGAATGTACTTAGTGATACTTTTGACACAGCTTAGAAACGGTTCACGAATTGGAGAGGCAATTGAATTCATCTCCAAGGTCTCAAGAGAATACTCACGGGAAGCATTCATTACAGTTGAGAAACGGCGAGACGGATATCAACGATTGATGATCTTGCCCAGAGAGGTCAAAAAAGCGGATTTATTGGCCCTCGAGGGGCTCCTTGAACGGGAACTTCAGAAGCATGGTAAGAAAGGAGTCGTCATCAAAATATCAACGTGGGTGAAGAAAACATACGGCTTCAACACCCACAGCCTAAGATACGCGTTCGTGGGTTACTTAGCAGAAAAAAAGTATCCACCCCAACTCATTGCCAAAATAACTGGCCACAAAAGGCTAGATTATATCCTGCATTACACGCAGGAGAAGGCCGCCCACGAACTGCTCCTGAGATTAGATTCGATCTAA
- a CDS encoding tyrosine-type recombinase/integrase: MAEAMVKSVYEAQLPAGIQIVQRTRGERYGIPASEIERYLNELELKDISEKHKKKQIQFLKEFLSVLPVLGQSSEQIYVVSAVTIEEYLEYLDSLKGKDGQNLGYKVKKDRIATVRRFLTAVGINDPEIINRLKAVETELRRKWKMHVAMNTKTVTKEDIDNLFRALEDLFEDYEIKEEQYCKTLAFLLLLATTGRRKEEIARAHISWFDFEHNIIRLPHSATKVGRQLKEVEGFEILPLHPEARACLKMYTTKFKYAVEANDGYLFAVPTRKSENPTFFDALIKKHKSLRVKLIYSPGTLTAGMFRKFFIQYWYEKGGNELILKKLVGHSPSTVHELHYARGLHHKKLFEEYNRVFGNVQFLTKKQRAMVSRYLPKKGKRKRRRRR; encoded by the coding sequence ATGGCAGAGGCGATGGTGAAAAGTGTATACGAGGCCCAGCTTCCAGCCGGAATCCAAATCGTCCAGAGGACACGCGGGGAAAGATACGGAATACCAGCCAGCGAAATCGAGAGGTACCTCAACGAGCTGGAGCTCAAAGACATCAGTGAGAAGCACAAGAAAAAGCAAATCCAGTTCCTCAAAGAGTTTCTCTCAGTCCTGCCCGTGCTCGGCCAGTCATCGGAGCAGATTTACGTTGTAAGTGCTGTGACCATCGAAGAGTACCTGGAATACCTGGACTCCCTCAAGGGCAAGGACGGCCAGAATCTCGGATACAAGGTGAAAAAGGACAGAATCGCGACTGTGAGAAGGTTCTTGACGGCAGTTGGTATCAACGACCCTGAGATAATAAACAGGCTCAAAGCCGTGGAAACAGAGCTCAGGAGAAAGTGGAAGATGCACGTTGCAATGAACACCAAAACGGTCACCAAGGAAGACATTGACAACCTCTTTCGGGCCCTCGAAGACCTCTTTGAGGATTATGAAATAAAGGAGGAGCAGTACTGCAAGACGCTCGCGTTCCTGCTGTTGCTGGCAACGACGGGCAGAAGGAAAGAAGAAATCGCGAGGGCGCACATTAGCTGGTTCGACTTTGAGCACAACATAATCAGACTTCCCCACTCAGCGACTAAAGTCGGCAGACAGTTGAAGGAAGTGGAAGGCTTCGAGATTCTCCCGTTGCATCCGGAGGCAAGGGCCTGCCTCAAAATGTACACAACCAAATTCAAATACGCTGTCGAAGCGAACGATGGATACCTCTTCGCCGTGCCGACAAGAAAATCCGAGAACCCGACGTTCTTCGATGCACTCATCAAAAAGCACAAGAGCCTGAGGGTGAAGCTCATTTACAGCCCGGGGACGCTCACGGCGGGCATGTTCAGGAAGTTCTTCATCCAATATTGGTATGAAAAGGGCGGAAACGAGCTCATACTCAAAAAACTCGTCGGGCACTCGCCGAGCACGGTTCACGAGCTCCATTATGCAAGGGGATTGCACCACAAGAAGCTCTTTGAGGAATACAACAGGGTCTTCGGCAACGTCCAATTCCTGACGAAGAAACAGCGGGCGATGGTTTCACGGTATCTCCCCAAAAAGGGCAAAAGAAAGCGCAGGAGAAGAAGGTGA
- a CDS encoding AAA family ATPase has protein sequence MFSTRPIRDEKNLHGEAHRRAVRELKNAVDEGDFVAILGSRRVGKTSVINVFLNKHRSKYNYLYYDLAFGMGREAISYTELVPVSTNIPEELEYSATLSLGVVKMDVKPKGIAEFQNAFLNLLRHLNRSGKKTVVVFDEAQVLPRFAPLNMLGMLQTISDGFENVTVVLSGSMPGLLERIINPSGDKPFFARYVEKIHISRWTVEESVEYLRKGLPDAPEEELYEAARELSNVPGFLAYYGKLRVKVDSHREALARTIHHAVRLWKKDLRDFIRIYRSPAYIIALKRIAKGPSYGVTTEEVLTEITSVVGISERRAKEVLKNLVDGGFLVKPKRGVYQIPERPLRQAILETRLEEIEKSI, from the coding sequence TTGTTCAGCACGCGCCCGATAAGGGATGAGAAAAACCTCCATGGAGAAGCACACAGGAGGGCGGTTAGGGAACTCAAAAATGCTGTTGATGAAGGCGACTTTGTGGCGATTTTGGGTTCGAGGAGGGTCGGCAAAACCAGCGTCATCAACGTCTTTCTCAACAAGCACCGCTCGAAATACAATTACCTTTATTATGACCTGGCCTTTGGAATGGGGCGTGAGGCAATAAGTTACACCGAACTCGTCCCCGTTTCGACGAACATACCAGAAGAGCTAGAATACTCCGCCACACTGAGCCTCGGAGTCGTGAAGATGGATGTTAAGCCAAAGGGAATCGCCGAGTTCCAGAATGCGTTTCTGAACCTCCTCAGGCACCTGAACAGGTCGGGAAAAAAGACGGTGGTGGTATTTGATGAAGCCCAGGTCCTTCCGAGGTTCGCTCCACTGAACATGCTCGGCATGCTTCAGACGATTTCAGACGGCTTTGAGAATGTAACGGTTGTCCTCTCTGGCTCGATGCCTGGCCTTCTGGAGAGGATAATAAACCCCTCAGGAGATAAGCCATTCTTCGCGAGATACGTTGAGAAAATTCACATCTCTAGGTGGACGGTTGAGGAAAGTGTTGAGTACTTGAGGAAGGGTCTTCCAGATGCCCCAGAGGAGGAGCTTTATGAGGCCGCCCGGGAGCTTTCAAATGTTCCAGGTTTTCTGGCGTATTACGGTAAGCTGAGGGTTAAGGTGGATTCCCACAGGGAAGCGTTGGCGAGGACGATTCATCACGCTGTCAGGCTTTGGAAGAAGGATTTGAGAGACTTCATCAGGATATACAGGTCTCCCGCGTATATAATCGCCCTGAAAAGGATCGCCAAGGGGCCCTCGTATGGCGTGACGACCGAGGAAGTCCTTACTGAAATAACGTCCGTTGTGGGAATCTCCGAAAGACGGGCAAAGGAGGTCCTCAAGAACCTCGTTGATGGGGGTTTCTTAGTAAAACCCAAGCGGGGCGTTTACCAGATTCCAGAGCGTCCCTTACGGCAGGCGATTCTCGAAACGAGATTGGAAGAAATTGAGAAATCCATCTAA
- a CDS encoding tyrosine-type recombinase/integrase, with the protein MPAFVHERADDNQYIITKRHLDILLLELKANNVAEHHLKFVNRVVHKFLDKTTQHGDYWSFTVEDLISHLQNLQKQYSPSMYRKHITYLKKLFRIAGIPLEHNLKSPRYVGVDMTVITVQDVQTLLKVIHRVQFAKREEVSGRIANKIMLGLLIMATSGLRVYELTKLPLLYIDIDRGLIKVPPNVAKTGQARVTFITKEVQSLLKQYVERYSPNPDKPVISYFSLEKPFIRKEELANQPIRPKHMRKFFSQEWDRRNGNATVKKLLMGHSIRGDINALHYSHHTTESLQSVYDKVFKKLKFGAKLV; encoded by the coding sequence ATGCCAGCATTTGTACATGAACGAGCGGACGACAACCAGTACATAATAACAAAAAGACACCTCGACATTCTTTTACTCGAACTAAAGGCCAACAACGTTGCTGAACACCATCTAAAGTTCGTGAACCGTGTGGTTCATAAATTCCTGGACAAAACAACCCAACATGGCGATTACTGGTCGTTCACGGTCGAAGACTTGATTTCACACCTCCAGAACCTTCAGAAACAGTATTCCCCCTCCATGTATCGCAAGCACATCACATATCTCAAAAAGCTCTTCAGAATCGCCGGCATTCCGCTTGAACACAACCTCAAAAGCCCGAGATATGTTGGAGTGGACATGACAGTCATCACCGTTCAGGACGTCCAAACCCTCCTAAAGGTAATACACAGGGTTCAGTTTGCGAAAAGGGAAGAAGTCTCCGGAAGAATTGCCAACAAAATCATGCTGGGCCTCTTAATAATGGCGACGAGCGGTCTTAGAGTGTATGAGCTCACAAAATTACCCCTTTTGTATATTGACATTGACCGAGGACTCATCAAAGTGCCACCAAACGTCGCCAAAACGGGCCAGGCGCGGGTAACGTTCATAACAAAGGAAGTTCAGAGCCTGCTGAAGCAGTATGTCGAGAGATACAGCCCAAACCCCGATAAGCCAGTCATCTCTTACTTCAGCCTCGAAAAACCATTCATTCGAAAGGAAGAGCTGGCCAACCAGCCGATCCGGCCCAAGCACATGAGGAAATTCTTCTCGCAGGAATGGGACAGGCGGAACGGCAATGCAACGGTTAAGAAGCTTCTCATGGGGCACTCAATCAGGGGCGATATAAACGCGCTCCATTACTCCCACCACACAACGGAGAGCCTTCAGAGCGTTTACGATAAAGTCTTCAAAAAATTGAAATTCGGGGCAAAGCTCGTATGA
- a CDS encoding carbohydrate ABC transporter permease, with amino-acid sequence MKVKLTPVRVLMYMILILLAFGYLLPIWSAITTSTKTGEQVALTTPIQLVLPPYFGAYKIAFENLKRPIINSLIFTTLATIFSTVLGSLAGFTLAKLIRGSVSRKLLILITFGVFLPYQSILIPLVRLISSLGLYNTIPGLVLTHTAYGIPITTLLFTNYYYEIPDELVEAAKVDGASAAGIYTKIILPLSMPAFVVTAIYQFTSIWNDYLFGVVLTRGEEAMPATVMLANLKGSFVANWNVQMAGALMVALPTLIIMIALGKYLIRGYTSGAIKG; translated from the coding sequence ATGAAGGTAAAACTAACACCAGTGAGGGTTCTTATGTACATGATCTTAATCCTCCTTGCTTTTGGGTATCTTCTTCCAATTTGGAGTGCTATAACAACCTCAACAAAAACAGGGGAACAAGTCGCTTTAACCACTCCAATACAGCTTGTTCTTCCTCCATATTTTGGAGCATATAAAATTGCCTTTGAAAATCTCAAGAGACCTATTATAAACAGTTTAATCTTTACTACCCTTGCAACTATTTTTTCAACTGTGCTTGGGTCTTTAGCTGGCTTTACATTGGCAAAACTCATAAGAGGTAGTGTTTCAAGAAAATTGTTAATTTTAATAACATTCGGTGTATTCTTACCATATCAGTCAATCCTGATACCCTTAGTAAGGCTAATTTCGAGCCTTGGCCTCTACAATACTATTCCAGGACTTGTTCTAACTCATACCGCATATGGAATCCCAATAACCACTTTGCTCTTCACAAACTATTACTATGAGATCCCAGATGAGCTCGTTGAGGCTGCAAAAGTTGATGGAGCAAGTGCTGCTGGAATCTATACAAAGATTATTCTACCTCTCTCAATGCCAGCATTTGTCGTTACTGCTATCTATCAATTCACAAGCATTTGGAATGACTATCTCTTCGGAGTTGTGCTTACAAGAGGAGAAGAAGCAATGCCAGCGACTGTTATGCTTGCAAACCTTAAGGGAAGCTTTGTTGCAAACTGGAACGTTCAAATGGCTGGAGCTCTAATGGTTGCTCTCCCCACGCTGATCATTATGATAGCTTTAGGTAAATATCTCATAAGAGGATACACGAGCGGTGCAATCAAGGGATGA
- a CDS encoding carbohydrate ABC transporter permease yields MRKSPDLPYILLFLGPAVILVGVFVYVAVLWNIYISLTDWRGLLPSYRFVGLLQYKQLFHDPVFWTSLKNNILLLLLFVPGSILMGLILAIMLDRKIKFEGGFRTIYALPFALSFVVTATLWAWMYDPSSGVLNTLFGKLHLEFLKSRWITDPNIAMYCIIIALIWQFSGYTMIIYLAGIRSIPIDHYEAAVIDGASTWQVYRYVVIPQLVKPTLSAFVVLMVFSLKAFDFIWVLTRGGPGTSTFILAIQMYKETFAKTNFAYGAAIATILLLMALAVVLPYLYWSYRGEKE; encoded by the coding sequence ATGCGAAAATCCCCCGATCTTCCTTATATTCTTTTATTTTTGGGGCCCGCAGTAATTCTTGTGGGAGTTTTTGTGTATGTTGCTGTTTTGTGGAATATATACATCTCTCTCACAGATTGGAGAGGCCTACTTCCCTCTTATCGTTTCGTTGGTCTCCTTCAATACAAACAGCTCTTTCATGATCCTGTTTTCTGGACTTCTCTGAAAAATAACATCCTACTGTTACTTCTCTTTGTGCCGGGTTCAATTTTAATGGGTCTTATCCTTGCGATCATGCTTGACAGAAAGATTAAATTTGAGGGAGGATTTAGGACAATTTATGCCCTTCCTTTTGCTCTGTCATTTGTAGTTACTGCAACTCTATGGGCATGGATGTATGATCCATCTAGCGGTGTACTGAATACTCTTTTTGGAAAGTTACACTTGGAATTTTTGAAAAGTAGATGGATAACTGACCCGAATATTGCTATGTACTGCATAATAATAGCTTTAATCTGGCAGTTTTCGGGTTATACAATGATAATTTATTTGGCGGGAATAAGATCTATTCCGATAGATCACTATGAGGCCGCTGTAATAGATGGTGCAAGTACGTGGCAGGTTTACAGATATGTTGTGATTCCTCAGCTAGTTAAACCAACGCTTAGTGCTTTCGTAGTCCTCATGGTGTTTTCCTTGAAAGCGTTCGACTTTATCTGGGTGCTCACTCGTGGAGGGCCTGGAACCTCGACATTTATCTTGGCTATTCAGATGTATAAAGAGACCTTTGCAAAGACGAACTTTGCATATGGAGCTGCAATAGCAACAATTCTCCTTTTAATGGCGCTTGCTGTTGTGTTGCCCTATTTGTACTGGAGTTACAGGGGTGAAAAAGAATGA
- a CDS encoding ABC transporter substrate-binding protein gives MRQLFVYLLIGILAAAIVSGCVSQKETTTPTATQAQKEVLEIYHWWTAGGEKEAFDAIAKKFQEKYPNIEIKANPVSGGAGVNMKMILQSLMLAGKPPDTFQVHAGYEMARYIKADQLSPIDDIWTDDMKKNYPDVIEQMVIFNNHYYAVPINVHRANVIWYNKKIFEKYGIDPASIKTIDDLFAVAEKLKENGVTPFALGDRNKWPATQVFEVMLVAVGGIDYYQKFINGEISDNDPTLKKVLEYFVKYVEYSNPDHAAKTWDEACAMVYKGEAAMTLMGDWANGYFKAKGWKPNVDYGAIPIPAGVYDLVIDTFVLPAKAAHPDAAKKWLSFIGTVEAQNTFNPIKGSIPPRMDAPADPYDPIQKSFMEELKSPNTKMIPSIAHGSAVPEAFAADLNDIISELATSKDVNKAMTEIVNAMKKDLIPNKIKEWKLS, from the coding sequence ATGAGACAACTCTTTGTATATTTGCTAATTGGAATTTTGGCGGCTGCAATAGTTTCTGGATGTGTCTCCCAAAAAGAAACAACAACACCTACTGCAACTCAAGCCCAAAAAGAAGTTCTTGAAATTTACCACTGGTGGACTGCTGGTGGTGAAAAAGAGGCTTTTGATGCTATTGCCAAGAAATTCCAAGAGAAGTATCCCAACATTGAGATAAAGGCAAATCCTGTAAGTGGTGGTGCTGGAGTTAACATGAAAATGATTCTTCAGTCTTTAATGCTCGCTGGAAAGCCCCCTGACACATTCCAGGTTCACGCAGGTTATGAGATGGCGAGATACATTAAAGCTGACCAGCTTTCTCCAATTGATGACATCTGGACAGATGATATGAAAAAGAATTATCCAGATGTGATTGAGCAAATGGTGATTTTCAACAACCACTATTATGCTGTTCCAATTAACGTTCACAGGGCAAATGTCATCTGGTACAACAAAAAGATATTTGAGAAATATGGAATTGACCCTGCGAGCATAAAGACCATTGATGATCTCTTTGCTGTTGCTGAGAAGCTTAAGGAGAATGGTGTCACGCCATTTGCACTCGGAGATAGAAATAAGTGGCCAGCAACTCAGGTCTTTGAGGTCATGCTTGTTGCAGTGGGAGGAATTGATTACTATCAGAAGTTCATAAACGGCGAGATAAGTGATAACGATCCAACTCTCAAAAAGGTTCTTGAGTATTTTGTAAAGTACGTTGAGTATTCAAATCCGGACCATGCGGCAAAAACATGGGATGAAGCATGTGCAATGGTTTACAAGGGAGAAGCTGCCATGACTCTCATGGGTGATTGGGCAAACGGTTACTTCAAAGCAAAGGGCTGGAAGCCAAACGTTGACTATGGGGCTATTCCAATACCAGCTGGAGTCTATGACCTTGTTATAGACACATTTGTCCTGCCAGCAAAGGCTGCTCATCCTGATGCTGCTAAGAAGTGGCTCAGCTTTATAGGGACTGTTGAGGCTCAGAACACCTTCAACCCAATAAAGGGATCAATACCACCAAGGATGGATGCCCCTGCCGATCCATATGATCCAATTCAGAAGTCTTTCATGGAAGAACTTAAGTCACCGAATACAAAGATGATCCCAAGTATCGCTCACGGAAGTGCAGTTCCAGAGGCATTTGCAGCTGATCTTAATGATATAATCTCCGAACTTGCAACAAGCAAAGATGTGAACAAAGCAATGACAGAAATCGTCAATGCCATGAAGAAGGACTTGATTCCAAACAAGATAAAAGAGTGGAAGCTCAGCTGA
- a CDS encoding diacylglycerol/polyprenol kinase family protein — protein sequence MEAERTYQMEFKSKIFSKIENRISKRELIRKAWHISPGILGAPIILFTPKYVTLFVVWFLAFIYTLQHLKLRRGWKIKVPIAEISYRQMAREDELKGNHYMGSFLFWVTMGMICTVFPKLIALAALWVSTFGDCFNAIVGQAIGGVRIPWNKNKTVIGSLTMFVVSIFALIAAHKVVGASYGLGLLAFVASVATFMESLPIYSAWDEFTVPMSTAVLLWLFYGGELLSVVW from the coding sequence ATGGAGGCAGAAAGGACGTATCAGATGGAATTTAAATCAAAGATTTTCAGTAAAATTGAGAACAGAATTAGCAAGCGTGAATTAATTAGAAAGGCTTGGCACATTTCTCCCGGCATTTTAGGAGCACCGATAATACTTTTCACACCAAAATATGTTACTCTCTTTGTTGTCTGGTTCTTAGCATTCATCTACACCTTGCAGCATCTTAAGCTGAGAAGGGGTTGGAAAATTAAGGTTCCGATTGCTGAGATTAGCTACAGGCAGATGGCGAGAGAAGATGAGCTCAAGGGAAATCACTACATGGGGAGCTTTCTCTTTTGGGTAACTATGGGAATGATATGCACAGTTTTCCCAAAGCTTATAGCTTTAGCAGCTCTTTGGGTCTCCACGTTTGGTGACTGCTTCAACGCCATTGTTGGACAAGCAATCGGTGGAGTTAGAATCCCGTGGAACAAGAATAAAACAGTAATTGGCAGCTTAACGATGTTTGTTGTGTCAATCTTTGCATTGATAGCTGCTCACAAGGTGGTTGGAGCTTCTTATGGGCTTGGGCTCTTGGCATTCGTCGCCTCAGTTGCTACATTCATGGAGAGTTTACCCATTTACTCCGCTTGGGATGAGTTCACAGTTCCAATGAGCACTGCTGTCTTGCTGTGGCTGTTTTATGGTGGTGAGTTATTAAGTGTGGTGTGGTGA
- a CDS encoding M29 family metallopeptidase — protein MPGLYSAEVLESAHKLLKEIMKVQQGETVVITADTGSDWQVIEATVQAAKLLKAKPLLLWYPMPPHVGKAADPYLPMKPLEAALKNADVWVEFNKSWLLYSTPWDRVMEQGTVRYICLVGMDSEMLVRTIGRINIPKLLEFQELLAEITRESRKMRITTPAGTDVEFENDPERPIFTEGDVKGPGDYMLVGQVDWAPIEETINGTIVFDGSVWPPQELGILKNPIVLEVENGTVTKIRGAWEAKRFERWLKSFNDLNMFRIAHLSYGCNPGAKLTGNILEDERVWGAVEWGLGNQAESFRGKVGSAKSHTDGICLNATVKGDGGYILKDGEYVHPKLKKLGEDLIDSTTV, from the coding sequence ATGCCCGGCTTATACTCTGCTGAAGTTTTAGAAAGTGCTCATAAACTATTGAAAGAGATAATGAAGGTTCAACAAGGCGAAACTGTAGTAATTACAGCTGATACCGGAAGTGATTGGCAAGTTATTGAGGCAACAGTTCAGGCGGCAAAGCTTCTGAAGGCAAAACCTTTACTCCTGTGGTATCCCATGCCCCCTCATGTAGGAAAAGCTGCAGACCCTTATCTGCCAATGAAACCACTGGAGGCGGCGTTAAAGAACGCTGATGTATGGGTAGAATTCAACAAAAGCTGGCTTTTATATTCAACGCCATGGGATAGGGTTATGGAACAAGGAACAGTTAGGTATATCTGTCTTGTTGGCATGGACTCAGAGATGCTTGTAAGAACTATAGGCAGAATAAATATCCCAAAACTGCTTGAATTTCAAGAACTTCTCGCTGAAATTACTAGAGAAAGCAGAAAAATGCGAATAACCACTCCAGCAGGAACTGATGTTGAGTTTGAAAATGACCCAGAGAGACCAATTTTTACAGAAGGAGACGTAAAAGGGCCGGGGGATTACATGCTGGTGGGACAAGTGGATTGGGCCCCAATTGAGGAAACGATTAATGGAACTATTGTATTTGATGGCTCTGTATGGCCTCCACAGGAACTTGGGATTTTAAAGAATCCAATTGTGCTGGAAGTTGAGAATGGGACAGTTACGAAAATAAGGGGTGCATGGGAGGCGAAGAGATTTGAAAGATGGCTGAAGAGCTTTAATGACCTAAACATGTTCCGAATTGCTCATTTGTCTTACGGATGCAATCCGGGAGCAAAGTTAACTGGCAACATCTTGGAGGATGAGAGGGTATGGGGAGCTGTGGAATGGGGTCTTGGAAATCAAGCGGAGAGCTTTAGGGGAAAAGTTGGCTCTGCAAAAAGTCATACTGATGGGATATGTTTGAACGCAACAGTTAAAGGAGATGGGGGGTATATTCTAAAAGACGGAGAATACGTGCATCCAAAACTGAAGAAGCTTGGGGAGGATCTGATAGATTCGACAACTGTATAA